Within Vigna unguiculata cultivar IT97K-499-35 chromosome 2, ASM411807v1, whole genome shotgun sequence, the genomic segment TGAAGCCCCaacccaaaccctagcagaaagCTCTGGCTCGTTCGAGCAGCCGCCGCCGCAGCACACAGGGGATGACGTTGTCGTGGAGGACCTCCTCAACCTGCTCTACTTCGGGTCGCTCTTCGATGTCAAGAGCGACTTCGCCTCCACCATGCTCACCCGGACGCACGAGCGCGGATGCTGCTTGACCTACGACTACGTCACCGACGACGCTACCGATCTGCTTGGCGAGAAGGACTTGGATTCGATCTCCACGTTGCGTGGTCTGCTCGTTTCTCGGCCCGCCGACTCCAGCTTCTCCCACAAGAACGCGCTGCAGCGCTGCGTAGAACACGCCAAGCTGTGGCTTGCCAAGTCGGAGCAGTCCATCGGGCCTGATGCTGATGTTACTTGTATGGTTCTGTTCTATTTCTCGTgtgtttttggtgtttttttgtttgttttggttGTTAACTTGTTACTATTTCTGGTCCTTTTGGTTTCGATTTTTGTAGATGCTGGATTGCGGGAGAAGTTGAATAAGATAATGTCTTCGGAGTACTTCACTACTACTCCTGAGATGAAGGCTCCGGTTGAAGTCGCCGCGGCTGCTGCTGGGGGGAATTACGTTTCTTTCCATGTTCCCGTGCATGGGTCTGTGGTTCCGGTTGAAGTGGAACAACCTGTTTATCAGCCTCAGGAGAAGGTATAATTATAATGTTgctggattttttttctttgaagttTTTGTTTGGATATGTGTAGCTTGCATTTGAAGTTGGTTGAGTTAATTTCATGGGTTGGACTTTCTGTGTGGTGCTTTGGAAAAAAAAGCTTAAATTTTTTGGGCTGCATTATGAGTGAGGATGTCCTAGCTGTCAATATTAATTCAGTTGGCTGGACAAAATGCTGTTTGAAACTAATAGAACTTTTGTTGAATGGCATTTTTGGTCTATGGTTGTACAGGTAAGAGGGGAGGGATATTAGAAGGATGCTTGGTAGTTGGTTTGTTGTAATTCTTCGGCTGATAAATAGGGTCAGGCAACattgaattataatttcattgtcTTTATTAGTTTCGTAGAAAACCCCGTTAGTTCTTATGTGATGTTGCTCTTTTATTCATGAGCTTTGAAGTTATTCAAGAATGCCTATAGATGAATAAGCACACGCTTCCTTTTCCCTATAACTCGGAGAATGTAGTTGTGAAGTTAAGAATAAGCTGTTGAGTTGTGCTGGTGGTGAAGAAAGCGTAGAAGTTGGGAAATTACTCATTAGCTTCTAAATTGCGGGTGGGGGTTTGGTATATACTGTACTCTGCTTAAGCTATAAAAGGTTTCGAGActatgattaatttgttttctatcttgaatcttgaattatgaatttttagaAATGTATAATTATGTTATAGATGTATGTGTAATAATCACAATGTAGGCTTATGCAATAAATGTGTCACGAATCAGCACTTGATATGTTCGGAGACACCTTGCAGTAGTTAAAGGACGTGTAAATACACACATCTTGAAGTACATTGTTACTATGCATATATTGattcatttgaattttgttcTACACATTAAATCTGCAATAAGTGCATAACAACCACAATGAAAGCCTTATCTATCTAGGTGAATGCCTGCAAACCTAGCAAAATTTTAGTAACATTTATAACCATTATTGTTATAAAGTATGCACATGAAGAGGCTCTGATCTGTCTCGTTCCTGTTGCTTTCAGATGGTATTTCATGCAGGTGTGTCTAAATATTTTCTGTTTGTGATTTTCTTTGATCATCTGGGAACTATCTTTTTGGAGTGGACAAAAGTTATTTTCCATTTGTTTTCGAATTAGATTATAATGAAGAGACCTTGTTCCAATAATTGTTTgagtaattaaatttatatccaTGAATGTTGTGTCTTTGACTATAGGAAGTTTTGTTATAAAGTTGCCATGTCCTATTGTGGTAGTAGATTTTACATTGGCTGCCATTTTATGGTGGTGGTTTGTTGGCTTTTTGTGTGATGGCTGCTTTTTATGTAGTGGCCTTGGTGAAAAAGCAGTAGTTATGACAGGAATggaataatagtaaaatatgaGGACGATAAAAGAGAGGTGAACTGGTGGAAATCTGATGAGAGAAAGAGTAGAGAATCTGGGTTGGACATTTTCATCTGAGTCCAGTTCTACATTTAAAAACCCTAAATACCTGATCGAGTTCTAGCTCCAAACTTTAAATACGCTAAAATCCCAATCCAACCCATGCCCAACCATTAAAAATAGACTCCAACTACATGATGGCCAACGACCATGTGATTACTTATGAGTACCCCTTAATGTTTGGTTCCATCCTGTGATGCCTGACAACTACAATTTCCATTTTCTTCCGTTCTCTGACACACTTACCTGTTTCTCACTCCCAATTATTTATCCTATTTTCTTTGATTCAACCTCTCTTCTTTgatcttgttcttgtttctcaCTGCCTCAACCTTGCTCTTTTCTGACTTGGCCACCTCTCGACCTCTGTTTTATCCCCTTTGATATTTATGACTATTTGACTCTACCTTTGCATTGCAGCAATACACACTTGCCATGGTTCTGTCATGATGAGCTGCTACATCATCCGCCATTGTCTACGGTGAATTTTTGGCAGTTTTCCATCAATAATTCTAGTTATATTTAATGCTTGCAATTTCGGTGTTAGCTATGCCTTGTTGTTAAACTTTGGTTCACATATTTGAGTCTTTTTGCCATGCTTGACATCTTATAACCGGGTACTTGCTCTTTTATATTGTAATCAGAAATCCTTTTTTTCGGGTATTATGCTCCATGCTTCCAGCTATTAAATGCTGTTGCATTACCTGTTTCTAAGTGGTGAGTTAGTGTTGATATGGTTAAATTTTTTGTCTTAGGGGTTACTGAAAGAATCTCAATAATGGATTGCTACTTGGCTATCTATGTACAGAATTATTTTAGAGGGCTTGGGAGGGAACCCTCCTTCCACTGAAGTGCTAACTGTGAATGACTTATAAATTATAACTTACTAGGGAATCTCTTGGAAATTGTTATACCGAAGTCCTATAAGTGGGTTTGTGTATATGCTTATTGCACTAAAAAGTTCCAAGCCACAGTTAATCTGGTTATGAGTGTGCAAATGcagttttttttgtcttttcaaTTTGAATGGTGATACTAGAGTATTGTGCAAAATGTAGTTGACACTATGGTAGTTGAATGGTGAATCGTATCATGTATTGGAGAACTTATGTTTTGTATCATAAATCgttttgtaaaatgtaattaataataacaattacattaaaatagAGTGCTTATATAGCAAAGGTGTCAAAATGGGTCGGACTTGATGAGCCGACTTGCTAAACCTGACATAGAAAGGTGGATTGGGTCATGTGTTTGGACCCGTCTACCCGCCAACCCGAGAGACCCGACCGCCAACTCACTACATCACGGGCCAACCCGCTCCAACACAAccagaaatgaaaattcaaaataaaatcagaAGAACGAAAAGGAGAAGTTGCATGTTGAAGTAGGAGGAACCCTAATGACTACAATGAACGAAAAGGAGAAGTTGCATGTTGAAGTAGGAGGAACCCTAATGACTACAATGATTTAACGGTGTTGGTATTGAGTGGAAGGAGAGCGGCGGTTCTAGCTCCAACGACTTCGATTAAGAACCCTAATGGAGGGTCTGAAGAACGAGAAAGAGAAGTTGTGAAGGAGAACCCTAATGGCGACTTTGATTAGGAACCCTACTGACGACGACAATATCAATGGTAATGGCCTTAACAGGTTGAACGGTGGCATGACCATGGTGAATGATGATGGACTTTTATGTGGTGGCTGTCTGCCCGGAGTAATGAAGGAGAGCAAGAAGCTTCTAGGGTTTTTAGTAATTAGAAAATAGGTATGGTGGGCCTGGCCCAGTCCACGTTTACAGTCTTTGCACACATATGTTTACTCTCTTCAACAAGATAAATGTCTAAAAAAACAAGGGGGGGGCCAGCCCGCCCATATGCGGGACAAGTTCAAGTTCTTAACCCATTTATAGATGTCAGGTTGGCTTGGCTCAACCTGATTTTGTCTGGCCAGAAACGGGATGGGTTGATCtgttttgacaactctattatttagtttgaaattaagttaatattataatgattGGATTGGGTTAGGTTTTATAATATATTGGTTGATAAATATTtgaccaaaaaaataaatttttggcTGTAGTGACTATTTTGGTAGtcacttttttttccttttggctTAATTTTGAAGGGAGTTACCATTTAGTAACTGGGTTTTGAATGTTTTAAACTTAATGGGCTAAACTTTTAGGTTAAAAGCATGTCCATTTCCAGCCCACTAAAAAACCTAGAATATCCTTCTTTACTCATGAGCGCGGAAGGGCGGGTCATGGCTGCCATGTTGATGCCTTGAGAGTCGCCACCGCAAGGCACCGCCATTGCACCACGAGGCACTATGAGATCTGTCGTTGAAAGAGCAAGAATAGCATCTGTGAGAGGTGCCACAGCGAGTAACATCTCTGCATATGCTATGATTCAAGTTGTGATTCAAAGCGATTCATTTGATTCAAAAATCAAATCGTTTGATATGAACACGATACAGGAGTAAAAACAATTCTTTGAACGATTAGTATCGCAGAACTGGAGGATAGTAACGTATGATTCGTAACGTGAATTGTAGTGAAGTTTTGTAAGTTGGCTCAACTGTTTGTTCCTCTCAAATAACTAGTTATCTTATTATGTATGTGCAAAGATGTAAGCTTAAAGTTACATATTTATCTTAGATGTAAGCTTAAAGTTTGATGACAGTTGACTACACTAGACAGCCAAATGTGCTTTTTATTGGTTGACTTCCAGATGATTATTAAcaagaaataaataatgtttCATCACTGGCTGAGGTTTTCGTATACTGTCCTTTTGTTGAAatttaataatacattttaaattttacttggATTAGTTTTATTGAACAGTCATTGTTATAAACAGCAAGTCTTGTTCTCTTCGTGATTGGAATTCCAATGGATGACTTAGAGCACATCTAGCACTTATTTGTTAACAAATTATTACTCTgatattcttaattttgtaaacttttatcTATTTAATCTGTAAGACCTGgtgtctttaaaatttattggagTATTGTAGAAAAGTAAGAAATTTTCTTAGGCTGTCTTTTATTATGCTGAACAGAGTAGTTCAAATGGCTGTTTTTTGTATGCATTTGTTGGTTGGGCAGTTGTGTCAAAATTATCTATATTCTAGGTTGGTGAGGGGGGTTGATTTTTAAAAGAGTAGTATTCTCTGATGTGTATTTAGCACAGCTCCTTGTTTGGAAACCTTTGTCCGTGAAGTTGTTGTACTACGAACCTGATTACTAAACCAGTTTGTTTCCTCTTGGTTTTTTGTTTAAAGGTGTTCGTCAGCATATAGGCATGCCATTCTTTGGGGTTCAATTCCAAAATTATGGTCTGGCGCAAGAATTCTTAGGAAGAATGACAGTACTCACACCTTAGTTTGACCAATTCCGAAGTTTTGGCTCCTTAACATCTTAGAAAGATTTCTTAGTTGTGTTTCTGCACCTTGTTCAATTCCAATGTATGCTTTTAGCTGTTTGGGATTTTCATTTAATCTTTGAACAATACATCTTTTATTAGtagtacattttttattatggttTGAAGTTTCAGTTACTCCATTTGAATAAATAGTTTCTATTTTTACTATcatcttccttctttttttgcAACATTTTTTCAATGATACAAATGTGATTGGCTGGTTTAGTATTATAATTGCATAACTCCGTTTCCTTATGAAGTTTGTATCTGTTTTTCAACTCTTATTTCGGCACGTTCTTCTCTGAAATATGACAACCCTTTATTTTACAATCTTCGTGATTGAAgctaaaaaagaaatttggatGCTGCATACTTTTGGCTTAGAAGTTCCATATGCTTTTTGTAGGATGAAGGAACTACAAATTTTCAAGTTCATGGATCCGAAGACGATCACACTGATCCTGAAGGAGAGCTTCAGAAGGTTTGTATAATTTGGGTGGATATTTGACTGAGTTTGAAGTAGATGTAACGCTGAAGATATTTTGTGACTGCAGGATGAGGTAGAAGCAGAAAATGCAAATGAAGTGGTGTCAATTCAACAGGAACAGAGCAACCCACAAGCGGATGCAGAGCAGAATGAACGAGATTTGGAGGCAAAGGAGCAGCAGTCATATCCGAGGAGGGGGGGTTATCAGAACCATAGAGGCGGTCGTGGGGGAGGTGGTCGCAGGGGTGGTGGCTATTCAAATGGGCGTGGAGGTCGAAGTGGTGGTGGCAGAGGAGGCTACCAAAACGGGCGCAATTCATACTACGACCAGCCTGGAAATT encodes:
- the LOC114173375 gene encoding uncharacterized protein LOC114173375, which codes for MATTASPDVADGPVMSLINKRIRAFRKKMNRIVAMEEAVSQGKTLNKEQEEFLRTKPSILALIDEFEKLRQPLASAVAEELQGAAPNARSAEAPTQTLAESSGSFEQPPPQHTGDDVVVEDLLNLLYFGSLFDVKSDFASTMLTRTHERGCCLTYDYVTDDATDLLGEKDLDSISTLRGLLVSRPADSSFSHKNALQRCVEHAKLWLAKSEQSIGPDADVTYAGLREKLNKIMSSEYFTTTPEMKAPVEVAAAAAGGNYVSFHVPVHGSVVPVEVEQPVYQPQEKDEGTTNFQVHGSEDDHTDPEGELQKDEVEAENANEVVSIQQEQSNPQADAEQNERDLEAKEQQSYPRRGGYQNHRGGRGGGGRRGGGYSNGRGGRSGGGRGGYQNGRNSYYDQPGNYYPRNYYNNRGRGGRGGGYYNNHGAGGQVNHVAGDVGVH